In Hwangdonia lutea, a single window of DNA contains:
- a CDS encoding urocanate hydratase: MTFKDHILQGIPTELPEKRGYPKDANRAPKRKDILSKAEKKLAIRNALRYFPKKWHRELAVEFAQELLDFGRIYMYRFKPNYNIYARNIAEYPAKSKQAAAIMLMIQNNLDPAVAQHPEELITYGGNGAVFQNWAQYLLVMQYLATMTDEQTLHLYSGHPMGLFPSSKNAPRVVVTNGMVIPNYSQPDDWEKFNALGVSQYGQMTAGSFMYIGPQGIVHGTTITVMNAFRKILKKEETPAGKIFLTAGLGGMSGAQPKAGNIAGCITVCAEVNAKAATKRHEQGWVDVLIDDMDELVFRVKQAQENNEVVSMAFIGNIVDVWERFDEDDIYVHVGSDQTSLHIPWTGGYYPVDMSYEASNRLIRENPKLFKEKVQETLRRHAASINKHTKKGTYFFDYGNAFLLESSRAGADVMAENGIDFKYASYVQDILGPMCFDYGFGPFRWVCTSGKSEDLDKTDDIAATVLQEIMEHSPEEIQLQMQDNITWIKNAKQNNMVVGSQARILYADAEGRTKIAKAFNDAIAKGNIGPVVLGRDHHDVSGTDSPFRETSNIYDGSKFTADMAIHNVIGDSFRGATWVSIHNGGGVGWGEVINGGFGLLLDGTPEAEARLKSMLFYDVNNGIARRSWARNEEALFAIKREMERTPNLKVTIPNLVENDIINDLF; encoded by the coding sequence ATGACTTTTAAAGACCACATATTACAAGGCATACCTACGGAATTACCAGAAAAACGCGGGTATCCAAAAGATGCCAACAGAGCACCAAAGCGAAAAGACATTTTATCTAAAGCAGAAAAAAAGCTCGCTATTCGTAATGCTTTGCGGTATTTCCCTAAAAAATGGCATCGCGAATTGGCTGTTGAATTTGCCCAAGAATTGCTAGATTTTGGGCGTATTTACATGTACCGTTTCAAACCAAACTACAACATATACGCGCGAAATATAGCTGAATACCCTGCCAAATCTAAGCAAGCAGCAGCCATTATGCTGATGATTCAAAACAACTTAGACCCTGCCGTGGCACAACATCCCGAAGAATTGATTACCTATGGCGGTAATGGCGCCGTGTTTCAAAACTGGGCGCAGTACCTTTTGGTAATGCAATATTTGGCAACCATGACCGATGAACAAACTTTACATCTGTATTCCGGTCATCCCATGGGTTTATTCCCTTCTTCCAAAAACGCACCACGTGTTGTGGTAACTAATGGCATGGTAATACCCAATTATTCGCAGCCGGACGATTGGGAAAAGTTTAACGCCTTAGGTGTTTCGCAATACGGACAAATGACGGCGGGCTCCTTTATGTATATCGGTCCGCAAGGTATTGTTCACGGCACGACGATTACCGTTATGAATGCCTTCAGGAAAATTCTTAAAAAAGAAGAAACTCCCGCAGGAAAAATATTCTTAACTGCCGGATTGGGTGGTATGAGTGGCGCACAACCAAAAGCAGGAAATATAGCGGGCTGCATTACCGTTTGCGCCGAAGTGAATGCCAAAGCGGCAACAAAAAGACACGAACAAGGTTGGGTTGATGTTTTAATTGATGATATGGACGAATTGGTTTTCAGAGTAAAACAGGCTCAAGAAAATAACGAAGTGGTTTCGATGGCTTTTATCGGCAATATTGTTGATGTTTGGGAGCGTTTTGATGAGGACGATATTTATGTGCATGTTGGCTCTGATCAAACTTCGTTACACATTCCGTGGACAGGCGGCTATTATCCAGTCGATATGTCGTACGAAGCGTCAAACCGATTAATTCGTGAGAACCCAAAACTTTTTAAAGAAAAAGTGCAGGAGACGTTGCGTCGTCATGCAGCATCCATAAATAAACACACTAAAAAAGGCACGTATTTTTTCGATTATGGAAATGCTTTTTTATTGGAATCATCAAGGGCTGGCGCTGATGTGATGGCTGAAAATGGCATCGATTTTAAGTACGCATCCTACGTACAAGATATTTTAGGCCCTATGTGTTTCGATTATGGTTTTGGACCTTTCCGTTGGGTTTGTACCTCGGGAAAATCAGAAGATTTAGATAAAACCGACGACATAGCAGCAACGGTTCTCCAAGAAATTATGGAACATTCGCCTGAAGAAATTCAATTGCAAATGCAAGATAATATCACTTGGATAAAAAACGCAAAACAAAACAACATGGTTGTGGGTTCGCAAGCGCGTATTTTATATGCCGATGCCGAAGGACGTACAAAAATTGCCAAAGCGTTTAACGATGCCATAGCGAAAGGTAACATTGGCCCCGTGGTGTTGGGACGCGACCATCACGATGTTAGCGGTACCGATTCGCCTTTTAGGGAAACCTCAAATATTTACGATGGCAGTAAATTCACGGCAGACATGGCCATACACAACGTTATTGGCGATAGCTTTAGAGGTGCCACTTGGGTATCTATTCACAATGGCGGTGGCGTAGGTTGGGGCGAAGTTATTAACGGCGGTTTTGGTTTATTATTAGATGGAACTCCCGAAGCCGAAGCCCGTTTAAAAAGCATGCTGTTTTACGATGTAAACAATGGTATTGCTCGCCGAAGTTGGGCAAGAAACGAAGAGGCTTTATTCGCCATAAAACGTGAAATGGAACGGACTCCCAATTTAAAAGTCACTATTCCCAATTTAGTAGAAAATGATATTATAAACGATTTATTTTAA
- a CDS encoding RNA polymerase sigma factor, with amino-acid sequence MGQAYRLEHQIQLLDAIKSNNSIALKGLYIANYPKVEALVLKNSGTVAHAKDIYQEAFITVWQHVKNDKFVPQNDTALQGYLYRIAKNKWIDVLRSKAFKNSKLLNIEALKVIKNDDIENDDFEDKKLKITMDAFKNLGEPCKSLLRQFYFDKKSMQDIANELKLDPASTRNKKYRCVKKLRELALKINI; translated from the coding sequence ATGGGACAAGCCTACAGACTTGAACATCAAATACAACTTCTCGATGCTATTAAAAGTAATAATTCTATTGCTTTAAAAGGATTATATATTGCAAATTATCCTAAGGTTGAAGCCTTAGTATTAAAGAACAGTGGCACTGTGGCACATGCTAAAGATATTTATCAAGAAGCCTTTATAACCGTTTGGCAACATGTGAAAAACGATAAGTTCGTACCACAAAACGATACCGCTTTACAAGGTTATTTATACAGAATTGCAAAAAATAAATGGATTGATGTTTTAAGATCCAAAGCTTTTAAAAACTCAAAATTATTAAATATTGAAGCCTTGAAAGTTATTAAAAATGATGATATCGAAAATGATGACTTTGAAGATAAAAAGTTAAAAATAACCATGGATGCCTTTAAAAATTTAGGCGAACCCTGTAAATCGCTTTTACGTCAATTTTATTTTGATAAAAAATCAATGCAAGACATTGCAAACGAATTAAAGCTAGATCCCGCATCGACAAGAAATAAAAAATACCGATGTGTAAAAAAACTACGCGAGTTGGCTTTAAAAATTAATATATAG
- the hutH gene encoding histidine ammonia-lyase, translating to MFKYGIEHLTVDKAIAIANGTLHAGITEDVKNNIKKCRQNVETIASSNKAVYGINTGFGPLCDVQISPEQTSKLQENLLITHAVGVGNPIDKQLSKIMMICKVHALCQGFSGVRLELIERIIYFIENDLLPTVPEQGSVGASGDLAPLAHLFLPLLGEGEFWVGNSIKPTKTVLKQHGLKPMTLQAKEGLGLINGTQFILAHTIIGLKKMAYLLDLADVSGTMSLEGFQGSASPFKEALHKIRPFKGNIKVAERIRMFLKDSQNLENHFKCERVQDPYSMRCMPQVHGASRNAYYHLNELAEIEMNAVTDNPIILSETEAVSGGNFHGQPLAMALDYASIAASELGNIADRRCYLLLEGKYGLPRLLTEAGGLNSGFMIPQYTTAALVTENKSLCFPPSADSIPTSLGQEDHVSMGSISGRKFNQILDNIEKILAIELMYAAQALEFRRPNTFSEIIEQNFKMIRQKVAKLEDDRVLKHDIDALITMVKNQVFIVN from the coding sequence ATGTTTAAATACGGAATAGAACATCTTACAGTTGATAAAGCCATCGCCATTGCAAACGGGACGCTACACGCTGGAATTACTGAAGATGTTAAAAACAATATAAAAAAATGTCGACAAAATGTTGAAACTATTGCCAGTTCAAATAAGGCTGTGTATGGCATAAATACAGGTTTTGGGCCATTGTGCGACGTTCAAATTTCACCCGAGCAAACCAGTAAATTACAAGAAAATTTGTTGATTACCCATGCGGTTGGTGTTGGAAACCCGATTGACAAGCAACTTTCTAAAATCATGATGATTTGCAAAGTACATGCCTTATGCCAAGGGTTTTCTGGCGTGCGATTAGAACTTATTGAACGCATTATTTATTTTATTGAAAACGATTTATTACCCACTGTCCCCGAGCAAGGTTCGGTTGGCGCTTCGGGAGATTTAGCGCCCCTAGCCCATTTGTTTTTACCCTTATTGGGCGAAGGCGAATTTTGGGTTGGCAACAGCATTAAACCTACTAAAACCGTACTAAAACAACACGGTTTAAAACCGATGACATTGCAAGCCAAAGAAGGTTTAGGGTTAATAAACGGCACGCAATTTATTTTGGCGCATACCATTATCGGGTTAAAAAAAATGGCATATTTGCTTGATTTGGCTGATGTGTCCGGAACGATGAGTTTGGAAGGTTTTCAAGGAAGTGCTTCGCCTTTTAAAGAAGCCTTGCATAAAATTCGTCCGTTTAAAGGGAATATAAAAGTAGCCGAACGCATAAGAATGTTTTTGAAAGATTCTCAAAATCTTGAAAATCATTTTAAATGCGAACGCGTGCAAGACCCTTACTCTATGCGCTGTATGCCACAGGTTCATGGTGCTTCAAGAAATGCCTATTATCATTTGAATGAATTGGCTGAAATTGAAATGAATGCAGTTACCGACAACCCAATTATTTTAAGCGAAACCGAAGCTGTTTCTGGTGGAAACTTTCACGGACAGCCCTTAGCTATGGCTCTAGATTACGCATCCATTGCAGCCTCGGAACTCGGAAATATAGCCGACAGACGTTGTTATTTATTATTAGAAGGCAAATACGGATTGCCACGGTTATTAACCGAAGCTGGTGGCTTAAACTCTGGATTTATGATTCCGCAATACACTACAGCGGCGCTAGTAACCGAAAACAAATCCTTGTGTTTTCCGCCATCGGCAGATAGTATTCCAACCTCTTTAGGGCAAGAAGACCATGTATCAATGGGCAGTATTTCTGGGCGTAAATTCAATCAAATTTTAGATAATATTGAAAAAATACTAGCCATAGAACTCATGTACGCCGCACAAGCTCTGGAATTTAGAAGACCCAATACGTTTTCAGAAATCATTGAACAAAATTTTAAAATGATAAGACAAAAAGTTGCTAAACTAGAAGACGATCGGGTTTTAAAGCACGACATTGACGCATTAATTACTATGGTGAAAAATCAAGTTTTTATTGTAAATTAA
- a CDS encoding FKBP-type peptidyl-prolyl cis-trans isomerase, protein MKTIKILSIALVATTLFSCNNNGLTNKPLKTQVDSVSYAIGMDVARNVNTSASEIDRDIFIQGFINTLDSTATLIEEDKAREIINNYFRSKQEENRKKQQAEALKKAEEQYNDVKVASENFLEENKAKEGVKTTASGLQYIVLKEGNGEKPEEASKVKVHYHGTTIDGEVFDSSVDRGTPSEFFVNQVIKGWTEGLQLMPVGSKYKFFIPQELAYGAFPRQGGKIKPFDALIFEVELLEIVK, encoded by the coding sequence ATGAAAACAATTAAAATTTTAAGTATCGCTTTAGTGGCAACCACATTATTTTCTTGTAATAATAATGGCCTAACCAACAAGCCGTTAAAAACGCAAGTGGATTCTGTAAGTTATGCCATTGGAATGGACGTAGCAAGAAATGTTAATACAAGTGCCTCTGAAATCGATAGAGATATTTTTATACAAGGTTTTATAAACACTTTAGACTCTACAGCAACATTGATTGAAGAAGATAAAGCCAGAGAAATTATAAATAATTACTTTAGATCTAAGCAAGAAGAAAACAGAAAAAAGCAACAAGCAGAAGCTTTAAAAAAAGCAGAAGAGCAATACAATGATGTTAAGGTTGCCAGCGAAAACTTTTTAGAAGAAAACAAAGCTAAAGAGGGTGTTAAAACCACAGCGTCAGGTTTGCAGTACATCGTTTTAAAGGAAGGCAATGGTGAGAAGCCAGAGGAGGCTTCCAAAGTAAAGGTGCACTACCACGGTACGACTATTGATGGCGAAGTGTTTGATAGCTCTGTGGACAGAGGTACGCCGTCTGAATTTTTCGTTAACCAAGTAATAAAAGGATGGACCGAAGGGTTACAGTTAATGCCCGTAGGATCAAAATACAAATTCTTTATTCCACAAGAATTAGCGTATGGAGCCTTTCCTCGTCAAGGTGGTAAAATTAAACCATTTGATGCATTAATTTTCGAGGTTGAATTATTGGAGATTGTTAAGTAA
- the hutI gene encoding imidazolonepropionase — translation MTTLFKNIKELIQVRDKQIDFVAGAEMKILPTIKNAFLVVENGLISDYGKMDDCPNAEFDTVVDATGKMILPSWCDSHTHIVYAGNREGEFVDRINGLSYEDIANNGGGILNSAKKLQETSEDDLYNQSKTRLEEVIQLGTGAVEIKSGYGLTADAELKMLRVIKRLKAAYPIEIKATFLGAHAVPSNYKNNKAGYLKMLIDDVMPKISSENLAEYVDIFCEKGYFSVEDTELILVAGKKHGLTPKIHVNQFNAIGGVQVGVKYNALSVDHLEIMRDEDIAALKNTKTMPVALPSCSYFLSIPYTPARKMIDAGLPLALATDYNPGSTPSGNMNFVISTACIKMKITPEEAINAATINGAYAMGLEQQVGSITKGKLANFILTKPINSYGFIPYSFGNHHIEKVYLKGLEVE, via the coding sequence ATGACCACACTTTTTAAAAATATTAAAGAACTCATTCAAGTACGCGACAAGCAAATCGATTTTGTCGCTGGTGCGGAAATGAAGATTTTACCAACTATTAAAAACGCTTTTTTAGTGGTTGAAAACGGATTGATTTCAGATTATGGAAAAATGGATGATTGTCCGAATGCAGAATTTGACACCGTAGTTGATGCCACAGGAAAAATGATTTTACCCTCGTGGTGCGACTCGCATACCCACATTGTTTATGCGGGAAATCGAGAAGGTGAATTTGTGGATAGAATCAACGGACTATCCTACGAAGACATCGCCAATAACGGTGGCGGTATTTTAAATTCAGCAAAAAAACTTCAGGAAACTTCAGAAGACGATTTATATAATCAAAGCAAAACACGCTTAGAAGAAGTGATTCAATTAGGCACGGGAGCTGTTGAAATTAAATCGGGTTACGGCTTAACTGCCGATGCCGAATTAAAAATGCTTCGTGTAATTAAACGCTTAAAAGCAGCATATCCTATTGAGATAAAGGCCACTTTTTTAGGCGCGCACGCGGTTCCTTCAAACTATAAAAATAATAAAGCTGGCTATCTTAAAATGTTAATTGACGATGTGATGCCTAAAATTTCCTCAGAAAACCTCGCAGAATACGTCGATATTTTTTGTGAAAAAGGATACTTTTCGGTAGAAGACACCGAACTTATTTTAGTAGCAGGCAAAAAACACGGGCTCACTCCCAAAATACATGTTAATCAATTTAATGCCATTGGCGGTGTGCAAGTTGGTGTAAAATACAATGCGCTATCTGTAGATCATTTAGAAATAATGCGAGACGAAGATATTGCGGCTTTAAAAAACACCAAAACCATGCCTGTTGCTTTACCGAGTTGCTCCTATTTTTTAAGTATTCCGTACACTCCGGCAAGAAAAATGATTGATGCTGGCTTACCGTTAGCTTTAGCAACCGATTACAACCCGGGTTCAACACCATCGGGTAACATGAATTTTGTAATATCTACGGCATGCATCAAAATGAAAATAACACCCGAAGAAGCCATAAACGCTGCCACTATAAATGGTGCCTATGCCATGGGATTGGAACAGCAAGTTGGTTCCATCACCAAAGGGAAACTGGCTAATTTCATTTTAACAAAACCTATTAATTCTTATGGTTTCATTCCGTATTCATTTGGAAATCATCACATAGAAAAAGTTTACTTAAAAGGATTGGAAGTTGAATAG
- a CDS encoding ATP-binding protein, with translation MLTIKHGFFIIFITWCSTLLYGQNYSNFDHVTPLLNNKRVFVSKTTQDALGNMWVLSTTGILKFDGYNYRAINDKDIFKDWQQPDRVKNILSDSEKNIWFVTVSGLVSKYNSTQGTFEQVSELLKHPVNKIYSGGDAVWLLTPNNKLYRYQQSKVEEMGYIFNSNATTNTHYQVENMCLINKNDLYVSTKVGQVFRYSIKTKQLTDLVGPYTDYPGHVILTTDERNKLWIGTETLGLFVYDTNKKEFIQDSFFSEDRYNINKEMFLSLFCDSKGNIWGSTDGGGLYKINSNTGKIDLFTEHNANKFSLDSNTILNVSEDNHNNIWITTKSGTLNILPYKNSDINYHPGTANNIPQRILSIYKTNKNELWLGTDGVGLTKVTKNSKNEIVTESQFFNDLGLNEGFYVQSITEDSKANIWFGTYKNGLYYHDAKNNTFKKIKIVNSKNQVGTDVRTVFKDSKNRIWVGSNIAINIYDSNRKLLASFNRNTHQIEGSILLSIAEDRNGTIWLGMNGSGLFEFNENINNLQNSNFSKQPYFKNEERDVMGIKYISVGKANELWLISNTNKLLKYNTKNKTYSSLDNLESIDYGYLASVLVSGDNLWLSSNNGLIRYNLTSATSTVYYNSDGLQDNMFLTRSAFKDKDGLLYFGGVKGVNFFNPYHIKKHISHPKLYINDIEILNQPIESLLPLQIPSGTFNLKSLDLKNNQSSFSFRFSAIDNILNPKYYYAYRLKGFDKDWITNHTERIATYTNIPAGNYTFEVKAGTKKNNWDIPAKQIHISIAQPFWNTPVAYLLYLALILLIVYGIRRWYLLKKKLLLEKVTNKKEHELYDLKMNFFAKMSHEIQTPITLILGPIEDMLKRAEQNGNLLLKQRLNIISNNASRLSKIARELTLVRDKELNNLKLLVTKNSLSRNIENIALSFKELARNKHIDFTVNYPQNSLKVWYDKEKVEHIIYNLLSNAFKFTPKEGFIQLNVVPTNSKKLIKISVTDSGPGISKNELNTIFELFYQSNHNNKNKGSGIGLALTKELIDLHKGKIEVESILNEGTTFTVTLPISEDAYTESERITTSEIEEPTLNIEVEKDEEIVEGENNLNKKTILIVEDNYELQNFLKELLMPLYNIIAAENGEEGYYYAKSNFPDLILSDIMMPKLNGIEMCRKLQEDNLTKHIPLVLLTAKNSTKSKISGLKSGAIEYINKPFNTNELLLKIKNIISSKEHIISKYRKEAISRPEVLINKSQDEIFLENLVAKINLKIADANLKMEDLAASLNISYSRLYRKCQALTGHSVIDFVRLIRLKKAAILMTKYGYNISETSFKTGFNDPKYFSKCFKRQFKKTPVSFKKEAIKSDIDKYLKKHNITDLELETS, from the coding sequence ATGCTTACAATAAAACATGGTTTTTTTATAATATTTATTACTTGGTGCAGCACATTATTATATGGACAGAATTACTCTAATTTTGATCATGTTACGCCACTTTTAAATAATAAGCGAGTTTTTGTTTCTAAAACCACTCAAGATGCCCTAGGAAACATGTGGGTACTTTCTACAACGGGTATTTTAAAGTTTGATGGTTATAATTATAGAGCTATCAATGATAAGGACATCTTTAAAGATTGGCAGCAACCAGATAGAGTTAAGAATATCCTTTCGGACAGCGAAAAAAACATTTGGTTTGTAACCGTATCCGGATTGGTAAGTAAATATAATAGCACCCAAGGCACATTCGAGCAAGTCTCAGAACTATTAAAACATCCTGTAAACAAAATTTATTCGGGAGGTGATGCTGTTTGGCTTTTAACACCTAACAATAAATTATATCGCTACCAACAATCTAAGGTTGAAGAAATGGGCTATATTTTCAATAGCAATGCTACAACAAATACGCACTACCAAGTTGAAAACATGTGCTTGATAAACAAGAACGATTTATATGTAAGCACCAAGGTAGGACAGGTATTTCGCTACTCAATAAAAACCAAACAGCTTACTGACCTTGTAGGCCCCTACACAGATTACCCAGGCCATGTTATTCTAACCACCGATGAACGTAATAAACTTTGGATTGGCACCGAAACTTTGGGATTATTTGTATATGATACAAACAAAAAAGAATTTATACAAGATTCCTTTTTTAGTGAAGATAGATATAACATAAACAAGGAAATGTTTCTATCTTTATTTTGCGACAGCAAAGGGAATATTTGGGGAAGTACTGATGGTGGCGGATTATACAAGATAAATTCCAATACCGGAAAAATAGATTTATTCACAGAGCATAATGCAAATAAGTTTTCTTTAGATAGCAATACAATTTTAAACGTTAGTGAAGACAATCACAATAACATTTGGATTACCACAAAATCTGGAACGCTAAACATCCTTCCTTATAAAAATAGTGATATTAACTACCACCCAGGGACGGCCAATAATATTCCACAACGCATACTTAGTATTTACAAAACCAATAAAAATGAACTATGGTTAGGTACTGATGGTGTTGGTTTAACTAAAGTAACCAAAAATTCAAAAAATGAGATTGTAACCGAATCTCAATTTTTTAATGATTTAGGTTTAAACGAGGGGTTTTATGTTCAATCTATTACAGAAGACTCCAAGGCAAACATATGGTTTGGCACTTATAAAAACGGTCTTTATTATCACGACGCCAAAAACAATACATTTAAAAAAATAAAGATTGTAAACTCAAAAAATCAGGTAGGAACAGATGTAAGGACCGTATTTAAAGACTCTAAAAACCGCATATGGGTTGGTTCCAATATTGCCATAAACATATATGATAGTAATCGTAAATTACTGGCTTCTTTTAACAGAAACACACATCAAATTGAAGGCTCAATACTACTAAGCATAGCAGAAGATAGAAACGGTACAATTTGGCTAGGCATGAACGGAAGTGGCCTCTTTGAATTTAATGAAAACATAAATAACCTTCAGAACTCTAATTTTAGTAAGCAACCTTACTTTAAAAACGAAGAAAGAGATGTTATGGGTATAAAATACATCTCTGTAGGAAAAGCTAATGAGCTATGGTTAATTAGCAATACCAACAAACTATTAAAATACAACACCAAAAATAAAACCTACAGCAGTTTAGATAATTTAGAATCTATAGATTATGGGTATTTAGCATCTGTATTGGTTAGTGGCGACAACCTATGGCTTAGTAGCAATAATGGTTTAATACGTTATAACTTAACATCCGCTACAAGTACGGTTTATTACAACTCCGATGGGTTACAAGACAATATGTTTTTAACTAGAAGTGCTTTTAAAGACAAGGACGGGCTTTTATATTTTGGAGGTGTTAAAGGTGTTAATTTTTTTAACCCATATCATATCAAGAAGCATATATCCCACCCAAAATTATACATTAATGACATTGAAATTCTTAATCAACCTATAGAATCCCTTCTACCTTTACAAATCCCATCGGGCACTTTTAATTTAAAATCTTTAGATTTAAAAAATAATCAGTCCTCATTTTCTTTTCGGTTTTCGGCTATAGATAATATTTTAAATCCCAAATATTATTACGCTTATCGATTAAAAGGGTTTGATAAAGATTGGATTACCAATCATACGGAGCGTATTGCTACCTATACCAATATTCCTGCCGGCAATTATACCTTTGAAGTAAAAGCTGGTACTAAAAAGAACAACTGGGATATACCCGCCAAACAAATTCATATCTCAATTGCACAACCCTTTTGGAACACACCTGTGGCTTATCTATTATATTTAGCTTTAATATTATTGATAGTTTATGGCATACGGCGTTGGTATTTATTAAAAAAGAAATTACTCTTAGAAAAAGTAACCAACAAAAAAGAGCACGAACTTTATGATTTAAAAATGAATTTCTTCGCTAAAATGTCACATGAAATTCAAACACCAATTACCTTAATTTTGGGCCCCATAGAAGATATGTTAAAACGTGCTGAACAAAACGGAAACCTGCTTCTTAAACAACGCTTAAATATTATCTCTAATAACGCCAGTAGGCTTTCAAAAATAGCTCGAGAACTCACGTTGGTTAGAGACAAAGAACTCAATAACTTAAAACTTTTAGTCACTAAAAATAGCTTGAGCCGTAATATAGAAAACATAGCATTGTCTTTTAAAGAATTAGCACGAAATAAACATATAGATTTTACGGTTAATTACCCTCAAAACTCACTTAAAGTTTGGTACGACAAAGAAAAAGTAGAACACATAATTTACAATCTGCTCTCAAACGCTTTTAAATTTACTCCAAAAGAAGGGTTTATTCAGCTAAATGTGGTGCCCACCAATTCTAAAAAATTGATAAAAATTTCGGTAACCGATTCTGGACCAGGTATTTCAAAAAACGAATTGAACACCATTTTTGAGTTGTTTTACCAATCTAACCATAATAACAAGAATAAAGGCTCAGGTATCGGATTAGCTTTAACCAAGGAACTGATAGATTTACATAAAGGAAAAATAGAGGTTGAATCCATTTTAAATGAAGGAACCACATTTACCGTAACCTTACCAATTAGTGAAGATGCCTATACAGAATCTGAACGAATCACAACCAGTGAAATAGAAGAGCCCACATTAAACATTGAAGTTGAAAAAGATGAGGAAATTGTTGAAGGAGAAAACAATTTAAACAAAAAAACCATACTTATCGTTGAAGATAATTATGAGCTCCAAAACTTTTTAAAAGAGCTTTTAATGCCTCTTTATAATATTATTGCAGCAGAAAATGGCGAAGAAGGGTATTATTATGCAAAAAGTAATTTTCCTGATTTAATTCTAAGCGATATCATGATGCCTAAACTTAATGGTATAGAAATGTGCCGAAAACTTCAAGAGGATAATTTGACCAAACATATTCCATTGGTGCTTTTAACTGCAAAAAATTCTACCAAATCTAAAATTTCAGGTCTTAAATCTGGAGCTATCGAATACATCAATAAACCGTTTAACACTAATGAATTACTGCTAAAAATAAAAAACATTATTAGCTCTAAAGAACATATCATATCAAAATACAGAAAAGAGGCTATTAGTCGTCCAGAAGTTTTAATAAATAAATCACAAGACGAAATTTTTCTTGAAAACCTGGTCGCCAAAATAAATTTAAAAATAGCGGATGCGAATTTAAAAATGGAAGACCTTGCAGCCTCATTAAATATTAGCTACTCTAGGTTATACCGAAAATGTCAAGCTTTAACAGGACACAGTGTAATTGATTTTGTACGTTTAATAAGATTAAAAAAGGCAGCTATCTTGATGACAAAATATGGTTATAACATATCGGAAACATCATTTAAAACAGGGTTTAACGACCCAAAGTATTTTTCAAAATGTTTTAAAAGACAATTTAAGAAAACACCAGTTAGTTTTAAAAAGGAAGCCATTAAATCAGATATAGATAAATACTTAAAAAAACACAATATCACCGATTTAGAATTAGAAACTTCTTAA
- a CDS encoding LysR family transcriptional regulator, with protein sequence MKHQLELRHLKYFIAVAEDLHFRKAAERLFISQPGLSRQIKQMENDLGIKLFERHNRKVELTKAGQFLKTELTQHLKDLDRIFNQAKLLNDGIGGDLKFGYVGSAMQEIIPNLLLKFRTENPNAHFSLKELDNQKQIDSLLSHDIDIGFVRLERVPRDLQIKPILKEHFCLVLPENHPINATNFKNLKQFKNDAFILFDSKYSASYFEKVMQIFDDNGFTPIIAHNTIHASSIYKLVENEFGISIVPKSLQNQNIKGVKFIELTKIPQKTVLSVIWNKKNRNPILQKFLTHIN encoded by the coding sequence ATGAAGCATCAATTAGAGTTAAGGCATCTTAAATATTTTATTGCTGTGGCGGAAGATTTACATTTTAGAAAAGCCGCAGAACGTCTGTTTATTTCGCAACCTGGATTAAGCCGACAAATAAAACAGATGGAAAATGATTTAGGCATTAAATTGTTTGAGCGCCACAACAGAAAAGTGGAATTAACAAAAGCCGGACAATTTTTGAAAACCGAACTCACTCAGCATCTAAAAGATTTAGACCGAATTTTTAATCAAGCCAAATTGTTAAATGATGGTATTGGTGGCGATTTAAAATTTGGTTATGTAGGCTCTGCCATGCAAGAAATTATACCAAATTTATTGTTAAAATTTAGAACAGAAAACCCCAATGCGCATTTTAGTTTAAAAGAATTGGACAACCAAAAACAAATAGATAGTTTGCTATCGCACGATATTGATATTGGTTTTGTGCGTTTGGAACGCGTACCAAGGGATTTACAGATAAAACCCATTTTAAAAGAGCATTTTTGCTTGGTGTTGCCCGAAAATCATCCGATAAACGCTACCAATTTTAAAAACCTCAAACAGTTTAAAAACGATGCTTTTATTCTGTTTGATTCAAAATATAGCGCTTCGTATTTCGAAAAAGTGATGCAAATTTTTGACGATAATGGTTTTACCCCCATTATTGCGCATAACACCATTCATGCAAGTTCCATTTATAAATTGGTTGAAAATGAATTCGGGATTTCCATCGTACCAAAATCGCTTCAAAATCAAAATATAAAAGGGGTGAAATTTATTGAATTGACAAAAATCCCTCAAAAAACCGTGCTTTCGGTCATCTGGAATAAAAAGAATAGAAACCCCATATTGCAAAAGTTTTTAACTCATATTAATTAG